From Candidatus Poribacteria bacterium, a single genomic window includes:
- a CDS encoding HAD family phosphatase → MVRLNGGYRLIAIDLDGTLLTSDKRITQRTRKALHSAVEMGMLVVICTGRGLPQSTEVLRGIDICMPLVLHNGAMIAEYPTGKVIGSFPLRMDLARRAIRVMKEIEMTPAIYDYAEGEHLLVCEKGACRNPALNRYIEGKGETLRWVKDLTEYVDHDVVQVMTIDQREIVSRAIERLGRKLSEARIITSGRVYSDSFWFLEVLARNASKAKSLERLGRIHGISPMQMVAIGDNFNDLNMFRYVGLSVAMANAPEEVKRSADIIAPSNDEEGVAEIVEDLIFRARRNER, encoded by the coding sequence ATGGTTAGGCTGAACGGAGGATACAGACTCATAGCAATAGACCTCGACGGAACGCTTCTGACCTCCGACAAACGCATAACACAACGAACTCGAAAGGCCCTACACAGTGCCGTCGAGATGGGAATGTTAGTCGTTATCTGCACGGGCAGAGGACTGCCTCAAAGCACGGAGGTGCTTAGGGGAATCGACATCTGCATGCCACTGGTCCTGCATAACGGCGCTATGATAGCCGAATATCCGACAGGGAAGGTGATCGGAAGCTTCCCGCTCAGGATGGATCTCGCCCGTAGAGCGATCAGAGTGATGAAGGAGATAGAGATGACACCCGCCATCTACGATTATGCGGAAGGAGAACATCTGCTTGTATGCGAAAAAGGAGCGTGCCGCAACCCCGCTCTGAACAGATATATCGAGGGAAAAGGTGAGACGCTGAGATGGGTGAAAGATCTGACGGAATACGTGGATCACGACGTGGTACAGGTCATGACGATAGATCAAAGGGAAATTGTGAGTAGGGCTATCGAAAGGTTGGGGAGGAAACTTTCTGAGGCCAGGATTATCACCTCCGGCAGGGTATACAGCGATAGCTTTTGGTTCCTAGAGGTGCTGGCCCGTAACGCCTCCAAGGCGAAATCGCTTGAAAGGTTGGGGAGGATACACGGGATATCGCCCATGCAGATGGTCGCGATAGGCGACAACTTCAACGATCTGAACATGTTCCGATATGTGGGGCTGAGCGTCGCCATGGCGAACGCACCGGAGGAGGTTAAAAGGTCGGCCGATATAATCGCGCCCTCCAACGACGAAGAGGGAGTCGCTGAGATCGTGGAGGACCTGATCTTTCGAGCAAGGAGGAATGAGCGATAG